The following are from one region of the Arthrobacter sp. TMP15 genome:
- a CDS encoding CBS domain-containing protein, giving the protein MSTQPTRIFVARLLGLDVFDPIGDRLGKLRDVVVLGRGQGSAPHAVGIVVEVPGKKRVFVPMTRLTSMDQSQIICTGLVNLRRFEQRGAEQLVVGGIFDRKVTLVDGSGFAVIEDIAMDQQRNGDWLVTKFFVRRGSSTSRLRGLRRGHTMLIDWAEARPDDAAAPQSATYFVATHEDLKPADFADALQEMSDKRRVEVAGELQDERLADIMSELPEDDQVTLLSALDNERAADVLEEMDPDDAADLLADLPKAKAEELLLLMEPDEAKDVRRLLQYEEGTAGALMTPVPVILPPEATVAEALAHVRSEDISPALASAIFICRPPLETPTGRFLGLVHIQQLLRSAPPEQLGTLVDKNLEPVSDQDDISTVSHIMASYNLNSLPVVSKEGRLVGAVTVDDLLDHLLPEDWRNHEDGAPFRKLGGRIG; this is encoded by the coding sequence GTGAGTACACAACCAACCCGTATTTTTGTCGCCCGACTCCTGGGTCTTGACGTTTTTGATCCCATCGGGGACAGACTCGGAAAATTGCGGGATGTAGTGGTTCTGGGACGCGGCCAGGGTAGCGCACCACACGCCGTTGGCATCGTCGTGGAGGTGCCGGGCAAGAAGCGCGTCTTTGTTCCCATGACCCGGCTGACCTCCATGGACCAGTCACAGATCATCTGCACAGGCCTAGTGAATTTGCGACGTTTTGAACAGCGTGGCGCGGAGCAGCTGGTGGTCGGCGGCATTTTTGACCGCAAAGTGACGCTCGTTGATGGCAGCGGATTCGCAGTTATTGAAGACATAGCTATGGATCAGCAACGCAACGGTGACTGGCTTGTGACTAAGTTCTTTGTACGCAGGGGCTCTTCAACATCGCGCCTGCGGGGCCTACGCCGTGGGCACACAATGCTCATCGATTGGGCAGAAGCCCGCCCCGATGACGCTGCGGCACCTCAAAGTGCCACCTATTTTGTGGCCACCCATGAGGATCTCAAGCCCGCTGACTTTGCTGACGCCCTTCAAGAGATGAGTGACAAACGCCGCGTTGAAGTTGCCGGCGAGTTGCAGGATGAACGGCTGGCAGACATCATGTCCGAGCTGCCAGAAGATGACCAGGTCACGCTACTCTCGGCCTTGGACAATGAACGCGCCGCCGATGTTCTTGAGGAGATGGACCCCGACGACGCCGCTGACCTTCTGGCGGATCTTCCCAAGGCCAAGGCAGAAGAGCTGCTGTTGCTCATGGAACCCGATGAAGCCAAGGATGTGCGGCGTCTTCTCCAGTACGAAGAAGGCACAGCAGGTGCCCTGATGACACCCGTGCCAGTGATTTTGCCCCCTGAAGCCACGGTGGCTGAGGCGCTGGCCCACGTCCGCAGTGAAGACATCTCCCCCGCCCTGGCCTCAGCAATATTTATTTGCCGCCCCCCGCTGGAAACGCCCACAGGTCGATTCCTTGGCCTGGTCCACATCCAGCAGTTGCTGCGCAGCGCGCCCCCGGAACAGCTGGGCACGCTAGTGGATAAAAACCTGGAGCCCGTTTCAGACCAAGATGACATCAGCACTGTCAGCCACATCATGGCCTCGTACAACCTCAATTCCCTCCCGGTGGTCAGTAAAGAAGGCCGCTTGGTGGGTGCTGTCACGGTGGATGACTTGTTGGATCATCTGTTGCCTGAGGACTGGCGCAATCACGAAGACGGCGCACCGTTTAGAAAACTAGGAGGACGCATTGGCTGA
- a CDS encoding DUF1003 domain-containing protein has product MAERHHTKGGGLDTPMELKSRLLPSLTSDPDFFGRFAERFARYMGTANFLLYMTVFVIVWIAINVIGLFSLRWDPYPFILLNLFFSTQASYAAPLILLAQNRQDDRDRVQIEQDRSRNERNLADTEYLTREVAALRISIREVATRDFVRSELRNLLEELTALQDAAARMGHPGAESSDGELPDAGDTLKERRTRNPATNSIKVTAPKTSSSKSANPNRSPKT; this is encoded by the coding sequence TTGGCTGAGCGGCACCACACAAAGGGCGGCGGTCTTGATACGCCCATGGAGCTTAAGTCCCGGCTGTTGCCTAGCCTGACAAGCGATCCTGACTTTTTTGGTCGCTTTGCCGAACGGTTCGCCCGGTACATGGGTACGGCTAACTTCCTGCTCTACATGACCGTTTTTGTCATCGTCTGGATCGCTATCAACGTCATTGGTTTGTTCAGTCTGCGCTGGGATCCTTATCCGTTCATCTTGCTGAACCTCTTCTTTTCCACTCAGGCTTCCTACGCGGCACCCCTGATCCTCTTAGCTCAGAACCGCCAGGATGACCGGGACAGGGTACAAATTGAGCAGGACCGTTCCCGCAATGAACGGAACTTGGCCGACACCGAATACCTCACCCGGGAGGTGGCGGCACTGCGGATTTCCATCCGTGAGGTGGCAACGCGCGACTTCGTACGCTCTGAGCTGCGTAACCTTCTGGAGGAGCTCACAGCACTCCAAGACGCCGCCGCAAGAATGGGGCACCCCGGTGCTGAATCCTCCGATGGCGAGCTCCCAGACGCGGGAGATACGCTGAAGGAACGCCGCACCCGCAACCCAGCCACCAACAGCATCAAGGTCACTGCCCCAAAAACAAGCTCGTCCAAGTCGGCCAACCCCAACCGCTCACCCAAAACTTAA
- a CDS encoding Mrp/NBP35 family ATP-binding protein — translation MNAPSEPALLAALATVIDPELRRPITEMGMVESVEAFDDGRVHAVIRLTISGCPLRETITRDVTNALMRVDGVTEVNVELTVMTPEQRAELKSQLRGDSVERGIVFNDEDSLTRVYAVASGKGGVGKSSVTVNLACALAAKGLRVGIVDADIYGFSIPGLMGITQAPTKVDEMILPPVAHDVKVISIGMFVAGNQPVAWRGPMLHRALEQFLSDVYFGDLDILLLDLPPGTGDVAISVAQLLPKAEIIVITTPQAAAADVAERAGAIAVQTGQKVAGVIENMSFLTLPDGSTMELFGSGGGEILSKRLSQTVNAPVELLGQIPIDVALREGGDIGLPIVLSHPDSPAAAGLLAIAEKLAVRPRGLAGLKLGVTPR, via the coding sequence ATGAACGCCCCGTCTGAACCTGCCCTGCTTGCCGCGCTAGCCACTGTTATAGATCCTGAGCTGCGCCGCCCCATCACGGAAATGGGAATGGTTGAATCGGTTGAGGCTTTCGACGACGGGAGAGTTCATGCAGTCATCAGGCTGACAATCTCCGGTTGCCCTCTACGCGAGACCATCACACGGGACGTCACCAACGCCTTGATGAGGGTTGACGGCGTCACAGAGGTGAACGTGGAGCTGACAGTGATGACCCCTGAACAGCGCGCAGAGCTCAAAAGTCAGCTCAGGGGCGACTCCGTTGAGCGCGGAATTGTGTTCAACGACGAGGATTCACTCACCCGTGTTTATGCCGTAGCCAGCGGCAAGGGCGGGGTGGGCAAATCAAGCGTCACGGTCAACCTTGCCTGCGCCCTGGCTGCGAAAGGGTTGCGTGTTGGGATTGTGGACGCTGATATTTACGGTTTTTCAATTCCGGGACTAATGGGGATTACGCAGGCCCCAACCAAAGTTGATGAGATGATCCTGCCGCCCGTTGCCCATGACGTTAAGGTCATTTCCATTGGCATGTTTGTGGCCGGGAATCAGCCTGTTGCCTGGCGCGGCCCCATGCTGCATAGGGCGTTGGAGCAGTTTCTTAGCGATGTGTATTTTGGCGACTTGGATATTTTGCTTCTGGACTTGCCCCCGGGGACAGGAGACGTGGCAATTTCGGTTGCGCAATTGCTGCCCAAGGCAGAAATTATTGTCATCACAACCCCTCAGGCAGCCGCTGCGGACGTAGCAGAGCGGGCAGGTGCCATTGCCGTGCAGACAGGGCAGAAGGTGGCAGGGGTCATTGAAAACATGTCGTTTCTGACCCTGCCGGATGGTAGCACCATGGAGTTGTTTGGATCAGGCGGCGGGGAGATTCTCTCCAAGCGACTGAGCCAAACTGTTAACGCTCCTGTGGAGCTGTTGGGCCAGATACCGATCGACGTTGCGTTGCGTGAAGGCGGCGACATCGGGCTGCCTATTGTTCTTTCACACCCTGACTCCCCAGCTGCGGCGGGCCTCTTGGCCATTGCAGAAAAACTTGCTGTTCGCCCACGCGGGCTGGCCGGGCTAAAACTCGGCGTCACACCCCGCTAA
- a CDS encoding twin-arginine translocase TatA/TatE family subunit, giving the protein MFGINTPELILIVIVAVLVIGPSRLPGYVEKLKNLIREVRKMASGARETIKEEAGVDIDDIDWKKLDPRQYDPRRIIREALLDDEDMDKINSLKLAPGAAIASMMGQDSKNAQDKPVSGGGPADTQIERLSEGQLAPYDVEAT; this is encoded by the coding sequence GTGTTTGGTATCAATACTCCTGAGCTGATCCTGATTGTCATAGTGGCAGTCCTGGTGATTGGCCCTTCGCGGCTTCCCGGATATGTGGAAAAGCTGAAGAACCTCATTCGCGAGGTGCGCAAGATGGCCTCCGGCGCGCGTGAAACCATCAAGGAAGAAGCCGGGGTTGATATCGATGATATTGACTGGAAGAAACTTGATCCTCGCCAGTACGATCCTCGTCGCATCATTCGTGAGGCTTTGCTCGATGACGAGGACATGGACAAAATTAACTCCCTGAAGCTGGCGCCCGGCGCGGCCATCGCCTCCATGATGGGTCAGGATAGTAAAAATGCGCAGGATAAGCCGGTCTCCGGCGGGGGCCCCGCTGACACCCAGATTGAGCGCCTGTCCGAAGGTCAACTGGCTCCGTACGACGTCGAAGCCACCTAA
- the sigE gene encoding RNA polymerase sigma factor SigE: protein MSSAGTPVIRRGEAVQEPATVSPEWVRPSWEEVVTNHSAKVFRLAYRLTGNKFDAEDLTQEVFVRVFKSLENFKPGTLDGWLHRITTNLFLDQARRKQRIRFDVLSEDAAARLPGNDPGPERTFEFNNLDTDVAAALAALPPDFRAAVVLCDMEGLSYDEVAHALNVKLGTVRSRIHRGRAMLRESLVDRAPDRRRDARPSRKSLLSLPRIAGVR, encoded by the coding sequence ATGAGCTCAGCCGGTACCCCCGTGATTCGTCGTGGCGAAGCAGTCCAAGAACCAGCCACAGTTTCTCCTGAGTGGGTGAGGCCATCGTGGGAAGAAGTGGTCACAAACCATTCAGCGAAAGTCTTTCGGCTGGCGTACCGCCTGACCGGGAACAAGTTCGACGCCGAGGACCTCACTCAGGAGGTCTTTGTACGCGTATTCAAATCCTTGGAAAATTTCAAGCCCGGCACGCTTGACGGCTGGCTGCACCGCATCACCACCAACTTGTTTCTGGATCAGGCACGGCGCAAGCAACGGATTAGATTTGATGTGCTTTCCGAAGACGCAGCAGCACGCTTGCCCGGAAATGACCCGGGCCCGGAGCGCACCTTTGAATTCAACAACCTGGACACTGACGTGGCTGCCGCGTTGGCGGCGCTACCGCCTGACTTTCGTGCCGCCGTCGTACTTTGCGACATGGAAGGCCTCTCCTATGACGAGGTGGCTCATGCCTTGAACGTCAAACTGGGCACTGTTCGCTCACGCATTCACAGGGGCCGGGCCATGCTGCGGGAATCGTTGGTGGACAGGGCACCGGACCGTCGCCGGGATGCGCGCCCTTCGCGCAAATCCCTGCTGTCGCTGCCGCGTATTGCCGGGGTGCGCTAG
- a CDS encoding O-methyltransferase: MSADKSTSWSYTEGLPVEDVVLRRARERSHELGLFAVSPGVAAALTVLAATSKAQTAVEVGTGAGVSGVALLRGLGPRAVLTTIDPDVDHLKAAREAFTESGSAANRTRTISGRGQDVLPRLTDAAYDLVFIDADKPSFPDYVDQAIRLLKTGGLLIINDALDKDRVSDPAIRESSTVVLRRVGKLIREHESLISAMLPTGDGLLLAVKR, encoded by the coding sequence ATGAGCGCCGATAAATCCACCAGCTGGTCCTACACAGAGGGCCTCCCCGTGGAAGACGTTGTCCTGCGACGGGCCCGCGAGCGCTCACACGAGCTGGGTTTGTTCGCCGTGAGCCCCGGCGTAGCAGCGGCATTGACCGTATTAGCTGCGACCTCGAAGGCGCAAACCGCAGTAGAAGTCGGCACCGGTGCGGGTGTCTCTGGTGTGGCATTGCTGCGAGGCTTGGGCCCACGTGCGGTCCTGACAACCATTGACCCGGACGTGGACCATTTGAAGGCAGCGCGCGAAGCCTTCACCGAGTCCGGCTCCGCGGCAAACCGAACACGCACCATTTCCGGTCGCGGTCAGGACGTTCTGCCGCGCCTGACTGATGCAGCTTACGATCTGGTGTTCATTGACGCCGATAAACCAAGTTTTCCGGATTACGTTGACCAGGCCATCAGGCTGTTGAAAACTGGTGGGCTCCTGATCATCAACGATGCACTGGATAAGGACCGGGTCTCAGATCCTGCCATCCGCGAGAGCAGCACCGTGGTGTTGCGCAGAGTTGGCAAGCTCATCCGCGAACACGAGTCCCTCATCAGCGCCATGCTACCTACCGGTGACGGGCTGTTACTGGCTGTCAAGCGCTAA
- a CDS encoding DUF3117 domain-containing protein, translating to MAAMKPRTGDGPMEVTKEGRSLILRLPLEGGGRLVVEMNADEALSLKECLVGATE from the coding sequence ATGGCGGCCATGAAACCTAGAACCGGTGACGGTCCAATGGAAGTGACTAAAGAAGGTCGAAGCTTGATTCTGCGGTTACCCTTGGAAGGCGGCGGACGGCTTGTAGTTGAGATGAACGCCGATGAAGCGCTCAGCCTCAAGGAGTGCCTGGTAGGGGCCACCGAATAA
- a CDS encoding DNA-3-methyladenine glycosylase I: MSGDGTRRCAWTGIENDEQYQRYHDTEWGRAVEGENELYERLSLEAFQSGLSWITILRKREAFRRAFCNFDPIIVAQFGHEDVERLMLDAAIVRNRLKINATIGNARALLRMPAGITLATIIAEHAPVVARGPEEAVPGQTAESKQLAKALKGYGFSFVGPTTAYATMQAIGVVNDHEAGCWLAGKTQTLGLG, from the coding sequence GTGAGCGGTGACGGGACAAGGCGCTGCGCCTGGACAGGGATCGAAAATGATGAGCAATATCAGCGATATCATGATACCGAGTGGGGCAGAGCCGTTGAAGGAGAAAACGAGCTGTACGAGCGGCTGAGTCTCGAGGCTTTCCAGTCCGGGCTGAGTTGGATCACTATTCTGCGGAAACGTGAGGCTTTCAGACGAGCGTTCTGCAACTTTGACCCGATTATTGTGGCGCAGTTTGGTCATGAGGACGTTGAACGGCTGATGCTAGATGCTGCCATTGTGCGTAACCGCCTGAAGATCAACGCCACCATAGGCAATGCAAGGGCGCTGCTTAGAATGCCTGCCGGAATCACGTTGGCAACAATTATTGCCGAGCATGCACCGGTGGTGGCCCGTGGGCCCGAGGAAGCTGTTCCTGGGCAAACGGCTGAGTCCAAACAGCTGGCGAAGGCATTGAAAGGATACGGTTTTTCCTTTGTGGGTCCCACCACCGCATACGCCACCATGCAGGCGATTGGTGTGGTCAACGACCACGAGGCCGGTTGCTGGCTGGCTGGAAAAACTCAGACGTTGGGGCTTGGATAA
- a CDS encoding DivIVA domain-containing protein → MSYFLIFLAVVVIAAAAFYVVGLNKPGAMADIYQDAMAQPVANLPPVLLPKAPVPADVDRLRLSLGLRGYRMDQVDEVLDHLRDELAAKDLRIAELEAGAPYTEAPEAEAPDTEAPDTGAASRER, encoded by the coding sequence GTGAGCTATTTCCTGATCTTTCTTGCTGTAGTAGTGATAGCTGCAGCCGCCTTTTATGTGGTGGGGCTAAACAAACCTGGCGCCATGGCGGACATCTATCAGGACGCCATGGCACAACCTGTAGCGAATCTGCCACCCGTGCTGCTGCCCAAAGCCCCTGTGCCGGCTGATGTAGACAGACTGCGACTCTCCTTGGGGTTGCGCGGGTACCGTATGGACCAAGTAGACGAGGTCTTGGATCACCTGCGCGACGAGCTGGCGGCCAAGGACCTGCGCATTGCCGAACTTGAAGCGGGCGCTCCTTATACGGAGGCTCCTGAAGCGGAGGCTCCTGATACGGAGGCTCCTGATACGGGCGCGGCCAGCCGTGAGCGGTGA
- a CDS encoding TIGR00730 family Rossman fold protein — MSAATGPNRPIRPELRRFGFWRKNGASHETADARLLETPPSSDFTHTDPWRVMRIQSEFVQGFDALADIGPAISVFGSARTKRDSPYYAAGVEVGRLLVEAGVAVITGGGPGSMEAANRGACEAGGLSIGLGIELPFEEGMNEWVGLGVDFRYFFARKTMFVKYAQGFVVLPGGLGTLDELFEAMVLVQTSKVSQFPIILVDSVFWGPLLDWIKNVMVEQGLVSAKDLDIISLVDTAEEAVELVMAGKAGARVAAREG, encoded by the coding sequence ATGAGCGCAGCTACAGGACCCAACAGGCCCATCCGTCCCGAACTTCGGCGGTTCGGTTTCTGGCGCAAAAACGGCGCCAGCCATGAAACCGCTGACGCCCGACTCCTGGAAACCCCTCCCAGCAGCGATTTCACCCACACGGACCCGTGGCGGGTAATGCGCATTCAAAGCGAATTTGTGCAGGGTTTTGACGCGCTGGCTGACATAGGTCCCGCGATCAGTGTGTTTGGTTCAGCGCGGACCAAGCGCGATTCCCCCTATTACGCGGCGGGGGTTGAGGTTGGCCGGCTGTTGGTGGAAGCCGGCGTAGCCGTCATTACAGGTGGCGGACCCGGCTCCATGGAAGCTGCCAACCGTGGTGCCTGCGAAGCTGGTGGACTCTCGATCGGGTTAGGTATTGAACTCCCCTTTGAAGAAGGCATGAACGAATGGGTGGGCCTGGGAGTGGATTTCCGCTACTTCTTTGCCCGTAAAACCATGTTTGTGAAATACGCCCAGGGCTTTGTGGTTCTCCCTGGCGGTCTTGGCACACTGGATGAGCTGTTTGAAGCCATGGTTCTTGTGCAGACAAGTAAAGTCAGCCAGTTCCCCATTATTTTAGTTGATAGCGTCTTCTGGGGGCCGCTGCTGGATTGGATCAAGAACGTCATGGTGGAGCAGGGTCTTGTCTCGGCCAAAGATCTGGACATCATCTCTCTTGTGGATACCGCCGAGGAAGCCGTGGAACTGGTGATGGCAGGAAAAGCCGGGGCAAGAGTTGCCGCCCGTGAAGGCTAA
- a CDS encoding amino acid ABC transporter ATP-binding protein, with the protein MTNSAHAPALVELKAVNKHYSALHVLKDINLHVAKGEVLVVIGPSGSGKSTLCRAINRLETIDSGSITIEGKELPKEGKQLANLRADVGMVFQSFNLFAHKTILENVTLGPIKVKGMSKADAEKLALSLLERVGVGHQAAKLPAQLSGGQQQRVAIARALAMKPKVMLFDEPTSALDPEMINEVLDVMVELAKEGMTMVVVTHEMGFARKAADRVIFMADGQIVEEATPNEFFTNPQTARAKDFLSKILTNG; encoded by the coding sequence ATGACAAATTCCGCACATGCTCCTGCGCTCGTGGAGCTTAAAGCTGTCAATAAGCATTACAGCGCCCTCCATGTGCTCAAAGATATTAATTTGCACGTTGCCAAGGGTGAAGTCCTGGTTGTCATTGGTCCATCCGGATCCGGCAAATCAACATTGTGCCGTGCCATCAATCGGCTGGAAACCATTGACTCCGGTTCCATCACCATTGAAGGCAAGGAACTCCCCAAGGAAGGCAAGCAGCTTGCCAACCTGCGTGCCGACGTTGGCATGGTGTTCCAGTCCTTTAATTTATTTGCGCACAAAACAATTTTGGAAAACGTCACCCTTGGTCCGATCAAGGTCAAGGGCATGTCCAAGGCCGACGCCGAAAAGCTCGCCTTGTCACTGTTGGAGCGGGTAGGCGTGGGTCACCAGGCCGCGAAGTTGCCCGCTCAACTTTCAGGTGGGCAGCAACAGCGCGTGGCAATTGCCCGTGCGTTGGCGATGAAGCCAAAGGTCATGCTTTTTGATGAGCCCACCAGCGCCCTCGACCCCGAAATGATCAATGAGGTCCTGGATGTCATGGTCGAGTTGGCCAAGGAAGGGATGACAATGGTGGTTGTCACCCACGAGATGGGTTTTGCACGCAAAGCCGCTGACCGTGTCATCTTCATGGCTGATGGACAGATCGTTGAAGAAGCCACACCGAATGAATTCTTCACCAACCCGCAAACGGCAAGGGCCAAGGACTTCCTGTCCAAAATCCTCACCAACGGATAA
- a CDS encoding glutamate ABC transporter substrate-binding protein, whose product MKGTPLKNFFSSKSLGFAAVLTAAALAMTGCGGADTAGGGDSAGGGAGDAPAFEVAKDVALTGSPTFDKIKADGTIRIGVKPDQPGLGFLDAATGKYSGFDIEIATWMAASLGVAADKIEFKSIPSATRETALAKGDVDLYVGTYSITDKRKKLVDFAGPYFITGQGLLVAKKNEDIKSEKDLAGKKVCSATGSTPIQNIRENFPEATPVEFDLYSKCVEALKNGDVDAVTTDQAILLGFASQEPELLKVVGEPFTTENYGVGLPLGDTALRTHLNTTLTDGNATWTKIFDSTLGKSGTKVEQPKVDQY is encoded by the coding sequence ATGAAAGGAACCCCCTTGAAGAACTTTTTTAGTAGCAAAAGCCTCGGTTTCGCGGCTGTGCTGACAGCCGCAGCTCTGGCCATGACTGGCTGTGGCGGCGCGGACACCGCAGGCGGCGGAGACTCTGCTGGAGGAGGCGCCGGCGACGCGCCCGCCTTCGAAGTAGCCAAAGATGTGGCGCTGACTGGCAGCCCCACTTTCGACAAAATCAAGGCAGATGGAACCATTCGTATCGGCGTTAAGCCCGATCAGCCAGGATTGGGCTTCCTCGACGCAGCCACGGGCAAGTACAGCGGCTTTGACATCGAAATCGCCACATGGATGGCTGCCTCGCTAGGTGTCGCGGCGGATAAAATTGAGTTTAAGTCAATCCCTTCCGCAACCCGTGAAACAGCGTTGGCCAAAGGTGACGTAGACCTTTATGTTGGCACCTACTCCATCACTGACAAGCGCAAGAAGCTCGTTGACTTTGCGGGACCGTATTTCATCACGGGTCAGGGCCTGCTGGTCGCCAAGAAGAACGAAGACATCAAGAGTGAGAAGGACTTGGCCGGGAAGAAGGTTTGCTCCGCTACCGGTTCAACCCCCATTCAGAACATTCGGGAGAACTTCCCGGAGGCCACCCCGGTGGAATTTGATTTGTACTCCAAGTGTGTTGAGGCGCTGAAGAACGGCGACGTGGACGCAGTCACCACCGACCAGGCCATCTTGCTCGGCTTTGCATCGCAGGAGCCTGAACTCCTGAAGGTTGTTGGCGAACCGTTCACCACGGAGAACTACGGCGTTGGTTTGCCTTTGGGTGACACAGCTTTGCGCACACACTTAAACACCACCCTCACTGACGGCAACGCGACGTGGACAAAGATCTTTGATTCCACGCTTGGCAAGTCCGGCACCAAGGTTGAGCAGCCCAAGGTTGACCAGTACTAA
- a CDS encoding amino acid ABC transporter permease, whose amino-acid sequence MNVLIDNSDLFLTGFKNTGILFVISAFFALILGTIVAGMRVSPAPAMRAAGTLYVNAVRNTPLTLILAFFALGYPKLGLPSIDFMTAAIVGLSLYTATYVCEAIRSGINTVSVGQSEAARAIGLPFMQTLTLIVLPQAFRSVVPPLFSVFIALLKNTTVAAGFSVFESGAIRAYLSERGEPLLPGLLWVALIFVVMVLGVLTPLQSYLEKKWRVAR is encoded by the coding sequence GTGAATGTACTCATTGATAACAGTGACTTGTTTCTCACTGGTTTCAAGAACACGGGGATTCTGTTTGTCATCTCTGCGTTCTTTGCCTTGATTTTGGGCACCATTGTGGCCGGTATGCGAGTCTCCCCGGCACCGGCCATGCGTGCCGCCGGGACGCTTTACGTCAACGCTGTCCGCAACACGCCACTGACACTGATCCTGGCGTTCTTCGCCCTCGGCTACCCTAAATTAGGACTGCCCTCCATCGATTTCATGACGGCCGCCATCGTTGGGCTCTCGCTCTACACCGCAACCTATGTTTGCGAAGCGATCCGGTCCGGCATCAACACCGTATCCGTAGGTCAGTCCGAGGCCGCTCGCGCCATTGGCCTACCGTTCATGCAAACGTTGACGTTGATAGTGCTCCCGCAGGCTTTCCGCTCAGTGGTTCCGCCGCTCTTTAGTGTTTTTATCGCCCTGTTGAAAAACACAACGGTTGCGGCCGGTTTCTCCGTCTTCGAGTCCGGCGCTATTCGCGCGTACCTTAGTGAACGTGGAGAGCCCCTGCTGCCTGGTCTGCTATGGGTTGCTTTGATCTTTGTGGTGATGGTCCTTGGCGTCTTGACTCCGCTGCAAAGCTACCTCGAAAAGAAGTGGAGGGTTGCGCGATGA
- a CDS encoding amino acid ABC transporter permease, translating to MSSVLFDVPGPKARTRYAFMNVFTLIVVVGIVAFILFRFYESGQFTAKKWEIFTFPLVQENFLKAIGATLSAFGVAAVGSLILGIVLAFGRLADSKWVSRPCYWFTELFRAVPLLILMMIMYYGLSSAGIKGITPFMGVVVGLILYNGSVLAEVFRAGIESLPKGQQEAGYAIGLSKGQVMRTILLPQAVRAMLPVIISQLVVIMKDTALGFLILYEEILFYANSLGSQIQYGSPVVPGLMVAAVTYVGICLILSGVAKLVESKMSSRVKVIKAKVGVAG from the coding sequence ATGAGTTCAGTTCTTTTTGACGTTCCCGGCCCCAAAGCCCGCACACGTTACGCCTTCATGAACGTCTTCACATTAATCGTGGTGGTGGGCATTGTCGCGTTCATACTCTTCCGCTTTTATGAAAGCGGGCAGTTCACGGCCAAGAAGTGGGAAATCTTTACGTTCCCGCTCGTTCAGGAGAATTTCCTTAAGGCCATCGGCGCAACGCTGAGTGCTTTCGGTGTTGCCGCCGTCGGCAGCCTCATCTTGGGAATCGTGCTCGCCTTTGGCCGACTGGCTGACTCTAAATGGGTCAGTCGGCCCTGCTACTGGTTCACGGAGCTTTTCCGTGCTGTTCCGCTACTGATTCTCATGATGATCATGTACTACGGCCTGTCCTCTGCCGGAATCAAGGGCATTACACCGTTCATGGGTGTTGTAGTCGGTTTGATCCTGTACAACGGTTCTGTCTTGGCCGAAGTGTTCCGTGCAGGCATTGAATCGCTGCCCAAGGGCCAGCAAGAGGCCGGTTATGCCATTGGTTTGTCCAAGGGCCAGGTGATGCGCACTATCTTGCTGCCGCAGGCCGTCCGGGCCATGCTGCCTGTGATCATTTCCCAGCTGGTGGTCATCATGAAGGACACCGCCTTGGGATTCCTCATCCTGTACGAGGAGATCTTGTTCTACGCGAATTCCCTAGGATCCCAGATTCAGTATGGATCCCCCGTGGTTCCAGGTCTCATGGTCGCCGCTGTCACGTACGTGGGTATCTGTCTGATCCTCTCAGGTGTGGCCAAGCTGGTGGAATCCAAGATGTCTTCACGCGTGAAGGTTATCAAGGCCAAGGTTGGCGTAGCAGGCTAA